From Solwaraspora sp. WMMD1047, the proteins below share one genomic window:
- a CDS encoding FAD-dependent oxidoreductase encodes MRLSRGVGALIGVRRIQADPGGGGAARVPGSVDALVVGGGIAGVSTAVVLAERGVRVTVLEARPSLGGRLATWPETIAGGSVQPVDHGFHAFFRQYYNWRNILRRIDPELGFLRSVPGYPVISARWPAEEFGRLPPAPPVNLLALIARSRSLRLRDLRGMDGKAALPLLAYHPERTYAELDGTTAEELLDSLRLPDRARAMLFEVFSHSFFNHEREMSAAEMVANFHFYLLGNPEGLAFDAPDADYDTAIWGPLAGYLGARGAEVVTGEAAVRIMPRAGGGWRVATASGAGYEARYLVMAVDPPALTGLLATSPELAGAAPELARRAAGFGAGAPYAVARYWLAGDVDRRRPVFSGVSRQPTLDSVTLYHRLERAARRWAGDTGGAVVELHAYACEPDVPATVLAERMRAELAELWPEVAGLAVRDSRARVEAQAPSFRPGAHRDRPAVATDADGLLLAGDGVHSDLPSALMERSAITGIEAANHILRRSGGAAEPLWSVRRQGLLAGRPPG; translated from the coding sequence ATGCGGCTGTCTCGTGGGGTGGGCGCGCTGATCGGCGTACGCCGGATTCAGGCCGACCCGGGCGGCGGTGGTGCGGCCCGGGTGCCCGGCTCGGTCGACGCGCTGGTGGTCGGCGGCGGGATCGCCGGGGTGTCGACGGCGGTGGTGCTCGCCGAACGCGGCGTCCGGGTCACCGTGCTGGAGGCCCGCCCGTCACTGGGTGGCCGGCTCGCGACCTGGCCGGAGACGATCGCCGGCGGCAGCGTCCAGCCGGTCGACCACGGCTTCCACGCGTTCTTCCGGCAGTACTACAACTGGCGCAACATCCTGCGCCGGATCGACCCCGAGCTGGGCTTCCTGCGGTCGGTGCCGGGCTACCCGGTGATCTCGGCACGGTGGCCGGCGGAGGAGTTCGGCCGGCTGCCGCCGGCCCCGCCGGTGAACCTGCTGGCGCTGATCGCCCGCAGCCGCAGCCTGCGGTTGCGGGACCTGCGCGGGATGGACGGCAAGGCGGCGTTGCCGCTGCTGGCCTACCATCCCGAGCGGACCTACGCCGAGCTGGACGGCACCACCGCCGAGGAGTTGCTGGACTCGCTGCGGCTGCCGGACCGGGCCCGGGCCATGCTCTTCGAGGTCTTCTCCCACTCGTTCTTCAACCACGAGCGGGAGATGTCGGCCGCCGAGATGGTGGCGAACTTCCACTTCTATCTGCTCGGCAACCCGGAGGGGCTGGCGTTCGACGCGCCGGACGCGGACTACGACACGGCGATCTGGGGGCCGTTGGCCGGCTATCTGGGCGCGCGCGGGGCCGAGGTGGTCACCGGGGAGGCGGCGGTCCGGATCATGCCGCGCGCGGGGGGCGGCTGGCGGGTCGCGACCGCCTCCGGCGCCGGGTACGAGGCGCGGTACCTGGTGATGGCGGTCGACCCGCCGGCGCTGACCGGACTGTTGGCCACCTCGCCCGAGCTGGCCGGGGCGGCGCCGGAGCTGGCCCGGCGGGCGGCCGGCTTCGGCGCCGGTGCGCCGTACGCGGTGGCCCGGTACTGGCTGGCCGGGGACGTGGACCGGCGCCGGCCGGTGTTCAGCGGAGTGTCCCGGCAACCCACGCTGGACTCGGTGACGCTCTACCACCGGCTGGAGCGGGCGGCCCGGCGGTGGGCCGGCGACACCGGCGGCGCGGTGGTCGAACTGCACGCGTACGCCTGTGAGCCGGACGTGCCCGCCACCGTCCTGGCCGAGCGGATGCGGGCCGAGTTGGCCGAGCTCTGGCCGGAGGTGGCCGGGCTGGCGGTGCGGGACTCGCGGGCCCGGGTGGAGGCGCAGGCGCCGTCGTTCCGGCCGGGCGCGCACCGGGACCGGCCGGCGGTCGCCACCGACGCGGACGGTCTGCTGCTGGCCGGCGACGGTGTCCACAGCGACCTGCCCAGCGCGCTGATGGAGCGGTCCGCGATCACCGGCATCGAGGCCGCCAACCACATCCTGCGGCGGTCCGGCGGGGCGGCGGAGCCGCTCTGGTCGGTACGCCGGCAGGGCCTGCTTGCCGGGCGGCCGCCCGGTTGA
- a CDS encoding histidine kinase — MEPAAGHTADPPAPRRSWSDWVLPALLVAAQLGYWPGLPLWRGEPVDPTEAAVGLAATVLIGAALVARRRAPVAVLAGALVGLTLGQLATPLDSLVVVATVDLIALYSVGAHRPVRTTVGAAAAAAGWLALANAHLFGVDLEYAYLQGLGMVSYLVAIALGQGRQRWRLARRAAADQLAEAETRRRQAAVAERHRLARELHDTSAHQLTAIVVTVSAARRLAASRPELAADALAFAARTGRETLAALRQLVAVLRQDEREVGPPLPDRIGELAAGFGRLGQPVVVELDLPPAEPLVEPVAEAAYAIVREALTNSLRYAPGAGVRVGIVERDGAVEVDVRDGGPTRPAVDNTVAGTDAGYGAGAEADTGREGFRLGSGRGLAGAAERAAELGGSFEAGPEPGGGWRVRASLPTRASLPTSATGAAGVGAHRMRRWLRPMDLVVLIGCLTLPASMLLLNEEEPGLPAGMDGADLVLTLLLLTGHALPLLWRRRAPWLALAGVLAAAASWTPVFGYRLLPEDGLVTLAFGAVAELAAVYAVAVYGRRRGLSWLVIPVSAAALGLIAAAPLAVDPRLHESVAGQPLPTVVFSVLLAGLFIATVIGMLAAGPVAVAWGIGYAVRRRHDRVRDRERSALAEATARVVAEAHAERDRVAAGLRAAVLHDAGRLVEAADQARIDEVAESARAALTGMRGLLGDLRDAPTEP; from the coding sequence ATGGAGCCCGCCGCCGGTCACACCGCCGACCCGCCCGCCCCCCGGCGGTCGTGGTCGGACTGGGTGCTGCCCGCGCTGCTGGTCGCGGCTCAGCTCGGCTACTGGCCGGGGCTGCCGCTCTGGCGCGGCGAACCGGTCGACCCGACCGAGGCGGCGGTGGGGCTGGCCGCCACCGTCCTGATCGGCGCCGCCCTGGTCGCCCGGCGGCGGGCGCCGGTCGCCGTCCTGGCCGGCGCGCTCGTGGGGTTGACCCTCGGGCAGCTGGCCACCCCGCTGGACAGCCTGGTGGTCGTCGCGACCGTCGACCTGATCGCGCTCTATTCGGTCGGCGCCCACCGGCCGGTCCGCACCACCGTCGGCGCCGCCGCGGCCGCCGCCGGCTGGCTGGCCCTGGCCAACGCCCACCTGTTCGGCGTGGACCTCGAATACGCCTACCTCCAGGGCCTCGGGATGGTCTCCTACCTGGTGGCGATCGCGCTCGGCCAGGGGCGGCAGCGGTGGCGGCTGGCCCGCCGGGCGGCGGCCGACCAGCTCGCCGAGGCGGAGACCCGACGCCGGCAGGCGGCGGTCGCCGAACGCCACCGGCTGGCCCGGGAGCTGCACGACACCAGCGCCCACCAGTTGACCGCGATCGTGGTCACGGTCAGCGCCGCCCGCCGGCTGGCCGCCAGCCGGCCGGAACTGGCCGCCGACGCGCTCGCCTTCGCCGCCCGGACCGGCCGGGAGACGCTGGCCGCCCTGCGCCAGCTCGTCGCGGTGCTGCGGCAGGACGAACGGGAGGTGGGGCCGCCGCTGCCCGACCGGATCGGGGAGCTCGCCGCCGGTTTCGGCCGGCTCGGCCAGCCGGTCGTCGTGGAGCTGGACCTGCCCCCGGCCGAGCCGCTCGTCGAGCCGGTCGCCGAGGCCGCCTACGCGATCGTCCGGGAGGCGCTCACCAACTCGCTGCGCTACGCACCCGGCGCCGGAGTCCGGGTCGGCATCGTCGAGCGGGACGGGGCGGTTGAGGTCGACGTCCGCGACGGCGGCCCGACCCGACCGGCCGTTGACAACACCGTGGCCGGGACCGACGCAGGATACGGCGCCGGGGCCGAAGCCGACACCGGCCGGGAGGGTTTCCGGCTCGGTTCCGGCCGCGGGCTGGCCGGGGCGGCCGAGCGGGCGGCCGAACTCGGCGGCTCGTTCGAGGCGGGCCCCGAGCCGGGCGGCGGCTGGCGGGTCCGAGCCAGCCTGCCGACCCGGGCCAGCCTGCCGACGAGCGCGACCGGCGCGGCCGGCGTCGGGGCGCACCGGATGCGCCGCTGGCTGCGGCCGATGGATCTGGTCGTGCTGATCGGCTGCCTGACGTTGCCGGCCAGCATGCTGCTGCTCAACGAGGAGGAGCCGGGGCTGCCGGCCGGAATGGACGGCGCCGATCTCGTCCTGACCCTGCTACTGCTGACCGGCCACGCGCTGCCACTGCTGTGGCGACGCCGGGCGCCCTGGCTGGCCCTGGCCGGCGTCCTCGCCGCCGCGGCGTCCTGGACGCCGGTGTTCGGCTACCGGCTGTTGCCCGAGGACGGGCTGGTCACGCTCGCCTTCGGGGCGGTGGCGGAGCTGGCGGCGGTGTACGCGGTGGCCGTCTACGGCCGCCGGCGGGGGCTGAGCTGGCTGGTGATCCCGGTCTCGGCGGCGGCGCTCGGGCTGATCGCCGCCGCCCCGTTGGCGGTGGATCCGCGCCTGCACGAGTCGGTGGCCGGCCAGCCGCTGCCCACCGTGGTGTTCAGCGTGCTGCTCGCCGGGCTCTTCATCGCGACCGTGATCGGGATGCTGGCGGCCGGGCCGGTCGCGGTGGCGTGGGGCATCGGCTACGCGGTCCGGCGCCGGCACGATCGGGTACGCGACCGCGAGCGGTCCGCCCTCGCCGAGGCGACCGCCCGGGTGGTCGCCGAGGCGCACGCCGAGCGGGACCGGGTCGCCGCCGGGCTGCGCGCGGCGGTGCTGCACGACGCCGGCCGGCTCGTCGAGGCCGCCGACCAGGCCCGGATCGACGAGGTCGCGGAGTCCGCCCGGGCCGCGTTGACCGGCATGCGCGGCCTGCTCGGGGACCTGCGGGATGCCCCCACCGAACCCTAG
- a CDS encoding type II CAAX endopeptidase family protein — MDIAPRPGLIHPAEPGTPYHRLGRTAGHRWWQPLVGTAVVLGGAVTAIVALLSGSVVVAFATGTRTWVDGLPTASPLVELAVTLASLGLITPFVLAAARGVQARPAGTVSSVLGRLRWGWLGRCLLLAVPTVGLMIAGIAALLVATGEPLDDGLSVWVGLGPFLASAALLLVLVPFQAAAEEYVCRGWLLQAVGSFLRTPWLPIAVQAVVFGAAHGWGTWWGFADLVVFGVVLGWLTIRTGGLEAAIALHVVNNLVAMGLAAAFGALDSTETAADAPWQMFVVDVPVFVGFALVVSWLARRRRIDAVSPDPKMIR; from the coding sequence GTGGACATTGCGCCCCGGCCCGGACTGATCCACCCCGCCGAACCGGGCACGCCGTACCACCGACTCGGCCGCACCGCCGGGCACCGCTGGTGGCAGCCGCTGGTCGGCACCGCCGTCGTGCTGGGCGGCGCCGTAACCGCGATCGTCGCCCTGCTCTCCGGCTCCGTGGTGGTCGCCTTCGCCACCGGCACGCGGACCTGGGTGGACGGGCTGCCCACCGCCAGCCCGCTCGTCGAGCTGGCTGTCACGTTGGCCTCGCTGGGTCTGATCACCCCGTTCGTGCTGGCCGCCGCCCGGGGTGTGCAGGCCCGGCCGGCGGGCACCGTGTCGTCGGTGCTGGGGCGGCTGCGCTGGGGGTGGCTCGGCCGGTGCCTGCTGCTGGCCGTGCCGACGGTCGGGCTGATGATCGCCGGGATCGCCGCCCTGCTGGTCGCGACCGGTGAACCGCTGGACGACGGCCTCTCGGTCTGGGTGGGGCTGGGGCCGTTCCTGGCCAGCGCGGCGCTGCTGCTGGTGCTGGTGCCGTTCCAGGCCGCCGCCGAGGAGTACGTCTGCCGGGGCTGGCTGCTGCAGGCGGTCGGCTCCTTCCTGCGTACGCCGTGGTTGCCGATCGCCGTCCAGGCGGTCGTCTTCGGGGCGGCGCACGGTTGGGGCACCTGGTGGGGCTTTGCCGACCTGGTCGTCTTCGGCGTGGTGCTGGGCTGGCTGACCATCCGGACCGGCGGGCTGGAGGCCGCGATCGCCCTACACGTGGTCAACAACCTGGTGGCGATGGGTCTGGCGGCGGCGTTCGGTGCCCTGGACAGTACGGAGACGGCCGCCGACGCCCCCTGGCAGATGTTCGTGGTGGACGTTCCGGTGTTCGTCGGTTTCGCGCTGGTGGTGAGTTGGCTGGCCCGCCGGCGCCGGATCGACGCGGTAAGCCCCGATCCGAAAATGATTCGGTAA
- a CDS encoding response regulator transcription factor, whose amino-acid sequence MPVRVIVVDDQPVVRAGFAAIIDAEPDLTVVGEAGDGAAAVELARRLRPDVALMDIRMPGMDGLTATGLLTADGDGPRVLVLTTFDQDRYVFEALRVGASGFLLKDAEPDDLLAAVRVVAGGEGMLAPAITRRLIDAFASGGVAPPPAAGPSEVDTLTAREREVLLLIAGGLSNQEIGERLKVATGTVKTHVNGLLTKLGVRDRVQATILAYDVGLVRPKG is encoded by the coding sequence ATGCCCGTACGCGTCATCGTCGTCGACGACCAGCCGGTGGTCCGGGCCGGCTTCGCGGCCATCATCGACGCCGAGCCGGACCTGACGGTGGTCGGCGAGGCCGGCGACGGCGCGGCCGCCGTCGAGCTGGCCCGGCGGCTACGCCCCGACGTGGCGTTGATGGACATCCGGATGCCGGGCATGGACGGGTTGACCGCCACCGGGCTGCTCACCGCCGACGGCGACGGGCCGCGGGTGCTCGTGCTCACCACGTTCGACCAGGACCGCTACGTCTTCGAGGCGCTCCGGGTCGGGGCCTCCGGTTTCCTGCTCAAGGATGCCGAACCGGACGACCTGCTCGCGGCCGTCCGGGTGGTCGCCGGCGGGGAGGGGATGCTCGCCCCGGCGATCACCCGCCGGCTGATCGACGCCTTCGCCTCGGGTGGCGTCGCCCCGCCACCGGCAGCCGGGCCGTCTGAAGTGGACACGCTCACCGCGCGCGAGCGGGAGGTGCTGCTGCTGATCGCCGGTGGGCTCTCCAACCAGGAGATCGGCGAGCGGCTCAAGGTCGCCACCGGCACGGTGAAGACCCACGTCAACGGCCTGCTCACCAAGCTGGGGGTACGCGACCGGGTGCAGGCCACCATCCTCGCGTACGACGTGGGTCTGGTCCGGCCGAAGGGCTGA
- a CDS encoding helix-turn-helix transcriptional regulator, which yields MPDLPPGAIDTIAEIGGIASSYHDPLQRAEALLTALRRCVPFDGGAVTVLDTDRQLAVPLASTGYQQSILDYRGTPAYLADLERIGLTRPGPPLSLRDLPVPPAELPIWADYLEPAGFRNGLTAALFAPDGRHLGVLSTHSERADDADDRMRSFLRLVSPVIANAVDPIRSVAAHARLVAGAAAGVVLTRAGHCLPLPGLAGDRRLTEGSEIVHTSRVLAADNTHVSFVCPEGSRYVRVTVITCRSAAAPHLDAVVLLSPAGDLRGLTRRELGILGLLVEGWPNRRIAAALVVAGRTVDAHVAHILAKLGAGSRTQAAVRALRLGLYVPRPLNGVAR from the coding sequence ATGCCTGACCTACCGCCGGGCGCGATCGACACCATCGCCGAGATCGGGGGCATCGCCTCGTCCTACCATGACCCACTGCAGCGGGCGGAGGCACTGTTGACGGCCCTGCGCCGGTGTGTGCCCTTCGACGGCGGGGCCGTCACGGTGCTCGACACCGATCGGCAGCTGGCCGTCCCGCTGGCCAGCACCGGCTACCAGCAGTCGATCCTGGACTACCGGGGCACCCCGGCCTACCTGGCCGACCTGGAGCGGATCGGGCTGACCCGGCCGGGGCCGCCGCTGTCCCTGCGGGATCTGCCGGTCCCACCCGCCGAACTACCGATCTGGGCGGACTACCTGGAGCCGGCGGGCTTCCGCAACGGGTTGACGGCCGCCCTGTTCGCGCCGGACGGCCGGCACCTGGGAGTACTCAGTACGCACAGCGAGCGCGCCGACGACGCCGACGACCGGATGCGGTCGTTCCTCCGCCTGGTCAGCCCGGTTATCGCCAACGCCGTCGATCCGATACGCTCGGTCGCCGCCCACGCCCGGCTGGTCGCCGGCGCGGCGGCCGGCGTGGTGCTGACCCGGGCCGGCCACTGCCTTCCGCTGCCCGGGCTCGCCGGGGACCGGCGGCTGACCGAGGGCTCCGAAATCGTGCACACCAGCCGGGTGCTCGCCGCCGACAACACACACGTCTCCTTCGTCTGCCCGGAGGGCAGCCGGTACGTCCGGGTGACGGTGATCACCTGCCGGTCCGCCGCCGCGCCCCACCTGGACGCGGTGGTGCTGCTCTCGCCGGCTGGCGACCTGCGCGGCCTGACGCGTCGCGAACTGGGCATCCTCGGCCTGCTCGTGGAGGGCTGGCCGAATCGGCGGATCGCCGCCGCGCTGGTGGTCGCCGGCCGGACCGTCGACGCGCACGTGGCGCACATCCTGGCCAAACTCGGGGCCGGGTCCCGCACCCAGGCCGCGGTGCGGGCGCTGCGGCTCGGCCTGTACGTGCCGCGACCGCTGAACGGGGTCGCGCGCTGA
- a CDS encoding MSMEG_6728 family protein translates to MQTFLPYPDFIRTAATLDPLRLGKQRVEAVQVLRGLTRPGYGWRHHPAVKMWIGYEEALVRYGLDICARWTAGDRADTCAATLRADLVAGRGLSQVRDQAALAAAGELPPWLGRPDLHLSHRAALLRKDPDHYRPLFGDLPDLPYVWPTSDRAPGPAPG, encoded by the coding sequence ATGCAGACCTTCCTGCCGTACCCGGATTTCATCCGGACCGCCGCGACGCTGGACCCGCTGCGGCTCGGCAAGCAGCGGGTCGAGGCGGTGCAGGTGCTGCGCGGTCTGACCCGTCCGGGGTACGGCTGGCGGCACCACCCGGCGGTGAAGATGTGGATCGGGTACGAGGAGGCGCTGGTCCGCTACGGACTGGACATCTGCGCCCGGTGGACGGCCGGCGACCGCGCCGACACCTGCGCCGCGACCCTGCGCGCCGACCTCGTCGCCGGTCGCGGTCTCTCCCAGGTACGCGACCAGGCCGCGCTCGCCGCCGCCGGTGAGCTGCCGCCCTGGCTCGGCCGCCCCGACCTGCACCTGAGTCACCGGGCGGCGCTGCTGCGTAAGGATCCGGACCACTACCGCCCACTCTTCGGTGACCTGCCGGACCTGCCGTATGTCTGGCCCACCTCGGACCGCGCGCCGGGGCCGGCGCCGGGCTGA